From the Thermodesulfobacteriota bacterium genome, one window contains:
- a CDS encoding archease encodes MLGSPGRYEILDHTADIGLVIYGKDLKALFQHAGEAFFELITDVARVRPREARRIELSAEPLERLMVDWLHELLYLHEVEGLLFNRFLIESVGPEGLKATVQGEPFQEGIHEIKAAVKAVTYHQIEVKRENGGWRAKVILDL; translated from the coding sequence ATGTTAGGGAGCCCGGGGCGATATGAAATTCTCGATCATACCGCCGATATCGGACTGGTCATCTACGGGAAGGATCTCAAGGCCCTTTTTCAGCATGCAGGGGAGGCCTTCTTCGAGTTGATCACCGATGTGGCGAGGGTTCGACCTAGGGAGGCCCGGCGCATCGAACTTTCGGCCGAGCCCCTCGAACGATTGATGGTCGACTGGTTACACGAGCTTCTCTATCTTCACGAGGTCGAGGGCCTTCTCTTCAACCGATTTCTCATCGAATCGGTCGGCCCAGAGGGCCTCAAAGCGACCGTCCAAGGCGAACCCTTTCAGGAGGGCATCCACGAGATCAAGGCCGCTGTGAAGGCCGTCACCTATCATCAGATCGAAGTGAAGAGAGAAAACGGAGGGTGGAGGGCAAAAGTCATCTTGGACCTCTAA